The Lytechinus pictus isolate F3 Inbred chromosome 15, Lp3.0, whole genome shotgun sequence genome contains a region encoding:
- the LOC129277539 gene encoding cadherin EGF LAG seven-pass G-type receptor 2-like, with the protein MYRTGYRSVLLLSKFSFLCSLTAEAANIIYQTKQKNKSKKYSELPFEVNKSTGELRVSRPLIPGAYTINFLGYARDKRQPKNKAITKVKVRVVNVGNFRFLSKRFNGSIEENTVGEVNATLKVRNAKNGIPVRYALRNVTPDDGFGYFGINVSTGNVWAFRSLDREYQSRYELTVVAICGEEQDEANLVLNVLDVNDNPPRFPYDILRMYVYENVNVSISGETVVNASDIDEGQNAVVRYRILQGARGIIKVEPYSGQLYNRIHIDYERVKKFRLIIAAYSGTLFTTVRVFIHVIDRNDNAPEVPNFEVFYNGLPDDILSGTELARIPARDIDSEGKLRFVILGDADEQATDNQVTGKNDLLQVDSLTGTLRFKPKVHRLEVSEENQGNTEVTVFVSDGVHGRTARCRLELTSVSEAMIANSVSVRIPGVTQDEFLQSGGIGKLRMALSELLDAHKLNIFNIREMTDDGGSIVNISFSARNSENRFLSPRQIVDTIYFKRDQLQLLCGLLVIPAEDDRCLYETCGGYQRCMSRKTHTGGSSVSSRNSKSSVTFHGINPSVVQWCECPDPHTNNNCSEPLDFCHSKPCTNGGTCERTDDGYVCICPRGFAGTNCEVDFERGQCFDGACKHHGFCENQRNGGFKCYCRVGFDGARCEMTARHFPSGAYMAFPTITHRSYMILSLNFSTLQTDGMIMYIGRYSHQHDFLALEIIGSQVAFSFAVGRLIMRVMVGVPGGVSDGNWHIIKLEYRDKIVEVLLDHCATGGEPSTSEDEELSNDPCIAFATQAVDVTTWFLDVNTPLLVGSLPTQQQETRILNKDFVGCIKDVMINNRMLDFAESLFDHHTEPGCPISRYR; encoded by the exons atgtataggACGGGGTATAGGAG TGTATTACTTTTAAgtaaattttcttttctttgctcTCTCACTGCAGAAGCTGCAAACATCATCTATCAGACCAAGCAGAAGAAtaaatcaaaaaaatattcGGAATTGCCGTTCGAAGTGAACAAATCTACCGGAGAATTGCGAGTATCACGTCCGCTTATACCAGGGGCATACACGATCAACTTCCTTGGCTATGCCAGAGACAAGAGACAACCAAAGAACAAAGCTATCACCAAAGTCAAGGTCCGAGTCGTCAACGTCGGTAACTTCCGCTTTCTTTCAAAAAGGTTTAACGGGAGTATAGAGGAAAATACTGTAGGTGAGGTTAATGCAACATTAAAAGTACGGAATGCCAAGAATGGCATACCCGTTAGGTATGCTTTAAGAAATGTCACACCTGATGACGGGTTTGGATACTTCGGGATCAATGTCAGCACTGGAAATGTGTGGGCGTTTCGCAGTTTAGACCGAGAGTATCAAAGCCGTTATGAACTCACTGTCGTAGCCATCTGTGGCGAAGAGCAGGACGAAGCTAATCTAGTTCTAAATGTCTTAGATGTGAACGATAATCCTCCTAGATTCCCGTATGATATTCTTCGAATGTACGTATATGAGAATGTGAATGTTTCGATCTCCGGAGAAACTGTGGTGAATGCCAGTGACATAGACGAAGGGCAGAACGCAGTGGTGAGGTACAGGATCTTACAAGGCGCCAGAGGTATTATTAAAGTCGAACCATACAGCGGCCAACTGTACAACAGGATACACATCGACTATGAACGGGTGAAGAAGTTTCGCTTGATTATAGCTGCCTACTCCGGTACACTCTTCACAACAGTCCGTGTATTCATCCACGTCATTGACCGCAATGACAACGCTCCGGAAGTGCCAAACTTCGAGGTCTTCTACAACGGTCTTCCAGATGATATCCTCTCAGGTACGGAGTTGGCGCGTATTCCCGCTCGTGATATCGACAGTGAAGGAAAACTTCGTTTTGTCATCCTAGGTGATGCTGACGAACAGGCGACGGACAACCAAGTGACCGGGAAGAATGATCTGCTTCAAGTGGATAGTTTGACCGGAACTCTGAGGTTCAAACCAAAGGTTCATCGCCTTGAAGTCTCAGAGGAGAACCAGGGCAACACTGAGGTGACGGTTTTTGTCAGTG ATGGCGTTCATGGCCGTACGGCAAGATGTCGTCTGGAACTCACCAGTGTCTCAGAAGCAATGATAGCAAACAGCGTCAGTGTCCGGATACCAGGTGTGACACAAGACGAGTTTCTTCAGTCTGGTGGTATAGGTAAACTTCGCATGGCGCTGAGCGAGCTCCTAGATGCTCATAAACTCAACATATTCAACATCCGAGAAATGACCGACGACGGAGGATCCATTGTGAATATATCCTTTTCAGCACGCAATAGTGAGAACCGATTCCTTTCACCTCGGCAAATAGTAGACACAATCTACTTCAAACGCGACCAGTTACAGCTTCTGTGCGGCCTCTTGGTTATACCGGCCGAAGACGATAGGTGTCTGTATGAGACATGCGGTGGGTATCAGAGATGTATGAGCAGAAAAACACATACAGGAGGATCGTCGGTGTCTTCAAGGAACAGTAAAAGTTCAGTGACCTTTCATGGAATTAATCCATCAGTGGTGCAATGGTGTGAGTGTCCTGATCCTCACACGAATAACAACTGTTCAGAACCACTCGACTTTTGCCACTCTAAACCCTGTACTAATGGAGGAACATGCGAGAGGACAGATGACGGCTACGTCTGTATTTGTCCACGGGGATTCGCAG GGACCAACTGTGAAGTGGACTTTGAGAGAGGTCAGTGCTTCGATGGAGCCTGTAAACATCACGGCTTCTGTGAGAACCAAAGGAACGGAGGCTTCAAGTGCTACTGTCGCGTTGGTTTTGATGGTGCGCGATGTGAGATGACAGCAAGGCATTTTCCTTCCGGAGCTTACATGGCTTTCCCGACCATCACGCATAGATCATATATGATTCTGTCACTAAA TTTCTCAACTCTGCAAACAGACGGAATGATCATGTATATTGGTCGTTATTCTCATCAACATGACTTCCTAGCTCTCGAGATCATCGGGTCGCAAGTAGCCTTTTCCTTCGCCGTGGGTCGGCTGATCATGAGGGTGATGGTCGGAGTACCAGGAGGTGTCAGTGATGGTAACTGGCATATCATTAAACTAGAGTACAGAGACAAG ATTGTAGAGGTACTCCTTGATCATTGTGCAACAGGTGGTGAGCCATCTACGTCAGAAGATGAAGAACTCAGTAATGATCCATGCATAGCGTTTGCTACACAAGCTGTCGATGTAACAACATG GTTTCTTGATGTGAACACTCCCCTGTTAGTAGGCAGCTTACCTACACAGCAACAGGAAACACGAATACTAAACAAGGATTTTGTCGGTTGTATTAAAGATGTTATGATTAATAATCGAATGTTAGACTTTGCAGAGAGTTTGTTCGACCACCACACGGAACCAGGGTGTCCAATATCAAGATATCGGTGA
- the LOC129277645 gene encoding adhesion G-protein coupled receptor D1-like: MIREPGAIGATHVRVLTILSNIGCSLSVFGSVATVLAFIFLKMNTDRVLIHSNLASSIAMSQILFLAQGSLQPMTIGCKVMAGIMYYFFTASFVWMMVEGLQLYTQVVLVFNQENSKMRYYMIGGWGIPLIMTAVVIGSTLESIGRRPDVCWLDYSDNSIYLFVIPTLCVVIANMAILTRVTVVIVNLKNHDQLKRDDAKYQKLKYALKASLTISPLMGSTWMFGVLTLADSSNLAFLYIFVLCNSIQGLLIFILHCLNSQEVRDVFKRRMELYRIGRSVRKFRIQPTNSSMNDSTTNEGKFIRSTVNTLSSMVSKDQKTT; encoded by the exons ATGATCAGAGAACCGGGAGCG atcGGGGCCACACACGTGCGAGTCCTCACGATATTATCAAACATTGGATGTAGTTTGTCTGTGTTTGGATCGGTAGCAACGGTTTTGGCTTTCATCTTTCTAAA GATGAATACTGATCGTGTGTTGATCCACAGCAACCTGGCTTCATCTATTGCGATGTCACAGATTCTATTCCTAGCTCAGGGTTCTCTTCAGCCTATGACG ATCGGATGTAAGGTAATGGCTGGTATCATGTATTATTTCTTCACGGCCTCCTTTGTGTGGATGATGGTTGAAGGTCTTCAGTTATATACCCAGGTTGTTCTTGTATTCAACCAAGAAAACAGTAAAATGAGATACTACATGATCGGTGGATGGG GAATTCCACTTATAATGACGGCAGTCGTTATTGGATCAACTTTGGAGAGCATAGGGCGTCGACCTGA tGTCTGCTGGTTGGATTACTCAGACAACTCCATCTATCTCTTCGTCATCCCAACCCTATGCGTGGTGATAGCTAACATGGCTATCTTAACTCGTGTTACAGTGGTGATTGTCAACCTGAAGAATCATGATCAACTTAAGAGAGATGACGCTAAATATCAGAAACTCAA ATACGCTCTGAAGGCTTCTCTGACCATATCTCCTCTGATGGGATCAACCTGGATGTTTGGTGTGCTAACCCTTGCTGACTCCTCCAACCTGGCTTTTCTTTACATCTTCGTCTTATGTAACTCAATCCAAGGACTACTCATCTTCATTCTACATTGCCTTAATAGCCAAGAG GTTCGCGATGTATTCAAACGTCGCATGGAGTTGTATCGTATCGGACGATCAGTTCGTAAGTTTAGAATCCAACCTACAAACAGCTCCATGAATGATTCTACTACGAATGAAGGAAAGTTTATTCGGAGTACCGTAAATACGCTGTCTTCAATGGTAAGCAAAGATCAGAAGACTACATAA